The region TCGACGCGAACTCCGGTGGTGCGTCCACCAACGGAATGGGCGGCGAGATCGCGATCTTCAGCCAGGTCGTCTACTCGGAGATGTTCCCGAACATCGAACGCGATCGGCTGATCGCCAAGGCGGAAGCCATCATGGACCCCAACTCCCAGGGAGACCCGTGGGATTTCTCCGTGACGGAGCGTGACGGCGACAACCCGTTCATCGCGTGGCATCAAGGCTACGGCGCTGAGCCCGGTCGGTCGTCATTCATCGATCGCCCGTCCAACAACCTCTACCGCATGTACGACTACGCGAAGCGGTATGACAGAGACGGGTCGTTCCTCGAGTTCGTGTACCCGTCGATGCTTCGCACCATCGGGTTCCTGCAGGACCTCGTCCCTGCGGATTACGCGCTCCCCGAGGCTCCTGGCAAGAACACATTCAATCCGGCTATGGGTGGCATGGCGAGCGCGTTCAACGACACCGAGGCTACGGCTCGTTTCGATTCCTACACGTCGTCGCTGTACATCCTCGCCCTCGAAGCGATGATCGAGGCGGGGAAGATGACGGGTGAGGATGCCGCGGTGATCGGCAGTTGGGAGGCTGCGTTGTCCGCCGCGCGCGCCGACTTCGACGAGCTCTTCTGGATAGAGGGCGAGGGTTACTACCAGTACCGAGCACTTGTCCTCAACGACAACGGCACGCCCGACGACCCCGCTGACGACTTCCGAGGCGATTCCAACATCGCGCACGTCGCGACGTTCCTCTCGCAGACGCTCGCAGAGCGGGCGGGGCTGGACAACATCGTCGACTACGCGAAGTACGAGACCCACCTGCTCACCTCTGCGACGAAGCTCGCGAAGAGCGGGACTCCGATGGCCGACTACTCCTTCGCGGCATACCAGGTCAGCGCGGGCAAGATCCTCGGAAACGAGACGCTCGTACAGCAGGGGCTGGCCATGGGAGCGTCCGTCGCAACGGATCTGTGGAATGACCCGGCGAACAACATCCAGTTCAACGGACCGATCACGTACGGTGGGCTCTTCGGCAACCTCTACCCGGGCTGGGAGGGCAACCTCGCCGTGTGGCAGATCGTCGAGGCCATCGACACCGATGTGAGCAAGGCTGCGCTGCGCGCCACGATCGACTCGGCGAATCCCCTCGTCGAGACGGAGTACACGTCGAACAGTTGGTCGAAGTTCGTCAAGGCCAAGGATGCCGCGGTTGCGGCTATGTGGTCGAACGCGAACGAGCAGGCGAAGATCGACCGCACCGAGCGGAAGCTGGCCGACGCGATCTCCGGGCTGAAGAGCACGGACAAGTCCGCTCCGACGATCACAATCAAGCCGGAGTCGAAGGGCAGGGACGGGATCTTCAGAAGCGTCAGCTTCAAGCTGGCGGATGCCGGAAAGATCGACAAGCTCACCCTGAACGGCGTCGAGAAGGACCTCGCCAACGACCCCTACAGTGACCTGAACGCGGTCACGCCAGGAGTCTTCGGCGCGAAGGCGGGGAGCAACGAGCTGAAGGTCTACGACGTCGTCGGCAACGCCGCGAAGCTGACCTTTGTTCTCGATGCGACGCCACCGACGATCGAGGTGAAGACCGGTGCGAAGGACACCGTCGGCGACGCGACCAGCGGATACCAGCTCGTTTCATTCAAGCTGTTCGACGAGTTCAAGGTTGATCGCCTGACGCTCAACGGGGTGGCGAAGGATCTGACCGATAACAAGTGGTCGGACCTGAACAAGGTGAAGCCGGACACGTTCGGCGCTGTCGCCGGGGTGAACGAGCTGACGGTGTACGACGTCGCGGGCAACGCCACGACGCTCACCTTCACTCTGCTCGCCGGTTGACCGGACGACGGGGAGGGTCGATGCGGCGGATCGGCCCTCCCCGTCGTGAATTCCTGACTAGCCCGAGACCGCGATGGCTGGCGCCAACTCCAATATCTCGTCGCCGCGGCGCGCGGCTCAGCTGGACCGCCGTCTGGCCACATCGCTCAGTACGTGTGCAACGAAATCTGCACCGCGATCCGAGATGACCTCTTCTGCGGCGTCGACACGGACGGAGTCACCCGGCCACACCGACAGCCGCGTCGGGCGATCTCTGTCTAGCTTTGTCCCGGAGACTGAGACCCACTCGCGCAGCCGCTGCCGTGCGTCGGCAAAGTCTCGGTGCCAGCCGAGCGGTGCGGATGCATGCTGGTCAGGATCGTACGCGCCGAGCCAGTGGGTGTGGAGCGCGGACAGCTCCCAGACGAGTTCCCAATGGCGATGCCAGAGCGGAGGAACTATCGATGCTGGAAGCCCGTAGGTCCGGCGGAGCCAGTTCACCCAGTGGTTGAGTTCGAGCCATTCGGTCTCGGCTTCCTCGGCCGTCAGCAGGTTCCAATTGATCGACCGTGGCGGGTCTGCGGTCGCTCCGGGCGCGTAGTCGTCCTCGGACAGTGATTCTGGTTCGCTTTCATCGCGTGTGTCGCCCACAGTTGTTCACCGACCGAGTGCAGTAACGTCGGCCCTTTCGCGTTCTGTCCGCCGTTCGGGAGCCGCGCAGGCCGCGTCTCCGAGTTCTCGCGCTGCCCGTCTAGTGCGATCCACTCTGTAGTTAGTGCGCGCGGTGTCGTGCCCGATGTGTTTCGCGACGAACTCCTCCGCCTCCGTCACCTGGCCGGCGCGCTCGACGGTGAACGTTCGGATGTAGCCCTCGGCGACGAAGCTGTCCCCCTTCTGGAATCGGTCCAGCGCTCGCTCGGCTGTCGCGCGATAGGCGACGAGGTCGTGGAAGCTCGGGTCGAGTTCGGTGAAGCTGCCGTCGTCGTTGCGTCGGAAGTGCGGCTGGCCGATGCGGACGTAGAGACGTGCGTCTCCGCTCTCCGTAACCGTGCGCTGCGGCTCCGAGGCGATGAAGCCGGACAAGGACTGCTGGGTGTGGATCGTCATGGCGTCCTCCTGCATCGGGCGGGAACGCGAAAGCCCCGCGCTGACCAGTAGGTGCGCTGCGTGGCCCAACTCAGTCGCCGGGATCCACCGCCGCGGGCGAACCGCGGCGCAGCCGCTCCTCGACCTCCGCGCGATCTGATCGGAGCGCCGCTGCATCGGTCCGTGATGTCCACGGCCTCAACCGGGTCACGATCGGTGGCGCCGACCGGAGCATCACGAGTCCGGTGCCGAACGGCAGGCGTCGGATCGTGTCCGGCGGGAGGATCGCGACTCGCCGGACCGACCGCTGCGAAGACCTAGAGCCACGGTCCCCGACCGTGGTGGAGTCGGTCGCCTCGTCGCGGTCTCCGATGAGCGTGGACAGATCCTGGAGGTCGCGGGAGTTGGATGCGCCGCCGAGGATGATCTTCACGATCGAGGCATCCCAGATCGCACCGGCCCCGTTGTCGTTCCACTTCGCCCGCGCCTGAGCGAGAGATTGCAGCACCGGCATGGTCGTCATCCCGGTGCCTCCGCCTTCGGCCATGAGTGTCGGAAGGGAGGGGAGCGGCGCGAGGTTGCCGATCTCGTCGAGTGCGAGCAGCAGGGGCGGGTCGAGCCGAGCACCGGGACTACGTGCCGCCATTCTTCGGGCACATTCGACGAGGTCTTCAACGAAAGCGGCGACCAGCGCGGCCGAGTTGTTCGCCCCCGCGCCAGTCGCCAGCAAGTAGAGAGTGCCGTTGCCGCGGAGGAATGCCTCGGGGTCGAACTCCTCCCCCTCTGGCGGCGAGACGGCGCGCAGCACTCGGGGGTCTGCGAGAGCCCCGAGCGCAAGAGAGACGCCCTGCCAGATCGAGTCGCGCGTGCGGGGGTCGGAATCGAGCATCGCTCGCAGCGAATCCGCCCACCCGGTTGCGGCTCGTGCGTCGTTGACGAGGATGGCGACTGCGTCAGCTGCTTCGGAGGGGTCGAGCGTCCAGCGGAACAGGTCACTGGGGCTCCGGTTGCCGATCGCAGCCGCATGGAGAAGTGTCTGAAGCGCGGTTCGTGTCTTTGCCTCCCAGAAGCCACCAGATTCGACCCCGCCTGCGCCGAGCCCTGTCCCCGACGCGAGTCCCGCAGCGCGGATCATCGCGGTGAGGGGATCGTCGCAGCCGCGAATGGTGGACCATCGCAGCCCTGCAGCAAGACCGCCGGCGAGTTCCTGTGGGTCGAAGACCGCGACCGGTCCGACGCGCGACCGCGCCTGCATCGTGGCGGTGAGGTTGTCGGGTCGGGTGGATGTCGTAACGACGGCTCCGGGGGCGTCGAGGATTGCGTTGATCACGACGTGCAGGCCCTTGCCAGATCGGGGAGGGCCGATCACGAGGACGGAGTCCTCGACACTCGCCCAGACCGGAGTCGAATGCGCGTGCCCGAGCAGGTACCCGGCATCGATGGCCTTCGGCCGCTCCAGTGACGGGCGCAGGTGACGGGCTCTCCTTAGCAGCGCTTTGCGCGATGCGAACGCGACGACATCGGCGCGCGTCGCGATGCCCGGTGTTCGCTCGACCGCCGCGTCCGTTCTGCCTCCGATGTGTCGGATGGCGAACCAGATCCCCGCGCCGATGGCACTGGCCCCGCCGAGCAGCAGGCAGGCACAGATCCAGTACGCCACAGTGCTGAGGGTCGGGCTCCCGACTATGGCACCCGGGGTGCCCGGGCTCGTCAAGATTCCGAAGCCCGATTCGATCGCACCCGTCGGTGGTGGTGCTCCGGTTATCCACGCGGCGACGGATGCTGCACCCCGAAGGATCAGGAGGACCACGACCCCGACGACGAGGATGATCAGCCCGAGATTCGTGAGTTCATCGCCCATCGGCCGCGGGCTGTGCGGCGAACTCATTCCACGGCTCCCGATGCGATCACAACGCAACTCCCGAAGCCGTGCGGGTCACTGCCTTCGGGGGGCGTGTGAGCCTCATCTCCGATATCCCTTGCCGCTCGAGCATCTTGACTACGTCATCGGCGCCGACGATCACGGAGGCGCCCTCCTTGAGCAGTCGATGGCACCCGGCGCTCGCCGCGCTCGTCACGGGGCCTGGTACTGCCCCGACTGGTCGATCGAGTTCCCGCGCTCGTTGCGCGATGTCGAGGGACCCGGATCGGTATCCGGCCTCGACCACCACTGTTGCGCCGGAGAGACCTGCGAGGACGCGGTTCCGCTGCATGAAGCGCCACCGCGTCGGAACGGCGCCCGGAGGAAGCTCACTCAGCACCAGCCCGCCATCGTCGACGATCCGGCCGAAGAGATCGTGGTGCCCCGCGGGATACGGTCGATCGACGCCCGCCGCCATGACTGCGACCGTTGCGCCCGGGCGCGCTGCGATCGCCGCTCGATGTGCCGCGCCGTCGATGCCGTAGGCGCCGCCTGAGACGACGATATG is a window of Microbacterium terrae DNA encoding:
- a CDS encoding type IV secretory system conjugative DNA transfer family protein; protein product: MGDELTNLGLIILVVGVVVLLILRGAASVAAWITGAPPPTGAIESGFGILTSPGTPGAIVGSPTLSTVAYWICACLLLGGASAIGAGIWFAIRHIGGRTDAAVERTPGIATRADVVAFASRKALLRRARHLRPSLERPKAIDAGYLLGHAHSTPVWASVEDSVLVIGPPRSGKGLHVVINAILDAPGAVVTTSTRPDNLTATMQARSRVGPVAVFDPQELAGGLAAGLRWSTIRGCDDPLTAMIRAAGLASGTGLGAGGVESGGFWEAKTRTALQTLLHAAAIGNRSPSDLFRWTLDPSEAADAVAILVNDARAATGWADSLRAMLDSDPRTRDSIWQGVSLALGALADPRVLRAVSPPEGEEFDPEAFLRGNGTLYLLATGAGANNSAALVAAFVEDLVECARRMAARSPGARLDPPLLLALDEIGNLAPLPSLPTLMAEGGGTGMTTMPVLQSLAQARAKWNDNGAGAIWDASIVKIILGGASNSRDLQDLSTLIGDRDEATDSTTVGDRGSRSSQRSVRRVAILPPDTIRRLPFGTGLVMLRSAPPIVTRLRPWTSRTDAAALRSDRAEVEERLRRGSPAAVDPGD
- a CDS encoding single-stranded DNA-binding protein, whose product is MTIHTQQSLSGFIASEPQRTVTESGDARLYVRIGQPHFRRNDDGSFTELDPSFHDLVAYRATAERALDRFQKGDSFVAEGYIRTFTVERAGQVTEAEEFVAKHIGHDTARTNYRVDRTRRAARELGDAACAAPERRTERERADVTALGR
- the dprA gene encoding DNA-processing protein DprA, with protein sequence MTESDRLARIVLGATCEPGDRTTGAIVRQRGAAATLDLVLNDEQDIIGIDPVELELWRRRLVPRIEDDAGPRLEEASARLGLLILTPESSDWPRDLDQLGDLTPLALWARGNTARLASGSVRSRVAIVGARAATRYGEHIASDLASELTGGGHIVVSGGAYGIDGAAHRAAIAARPGATVAVMAAGVDRPYPAGHHDLFGRIVDDGGLVLSELPPGAVPTRWRFMQRNRVLAGLSGATVVVEAGYRSGSLDIAQRARELDRPVGAVPGPVTSAASAGCHRLLKEGASVIVGADDVVKMLERQGISEMRLTRPPKAVTRTASGVAL
- a CDS encoding GH116 family glycosyl-hydrolase, coding for MSDKFDAGSGIHRRRRTPALVAMGVSALLVATMAPSAAVAAPPTDEIPDSATVRPLGEIGPTASSFLCQIYPEYCAFFPSPTAGMGIPLGGIGAGNFMINQSGTFGPWWFGGSQGADHAYEVRALPQAAFHVYEKVGASAPTVTTLATDGPESTNPAQTWESPLPGWNTLDAGDASYSALYPFGWMDYGTEKLSTDVQLKFYSPIVAGEDKRSSLPVAYFDVTITNPSTTDPADVSAMFTMPNVAGHEGIEPATVREGLTSQHRKAKGIEAVTLSSDSDANTPDAYKSEWTIAAKTAPGQTVSYVTSWDADGDGSDIYAEFADGTLGNNALDDSASAGAIAVSAHLAPGATTTIPLVMTWDFPQVAFQDNSTVWMRRYTEYYGARTNAQNEYVSGSYAFHQSFNIAKDALAKKDENLADVLKWWQPVVDDDEYPDWLKEASLNQLANLPFHTALWENGLVSNDYDVTGLGERTPSDRAGNDVPGTHNYLGVDANSGGASTNGMGGEIAIFSQVVYSEMFPNIERDRLIAKAEAIMDPNSQGDPWDFSVTERDGDNPFIAWHQGYGAEPGRSSFIDRPSNNLYRMYDYAKRYDRDGSFLEFVYPSMLRTIGFLQDLVPADYALPEAPGKNTFNPAMGGMASAFNDTEATARFDSYTSSLYILALEAMIEAGKMTGEDAAVIGSWEAALSAARADFDELFWIEGEGYYQYRALVLNDNGTPDDPADDFRGDSNIAHVATFLSQTLAERAGLDNIVDYAKYETHLLTSATKLAKSGTPMADYSFAAYQVSAGKILGNETLVQQGLAMGASVATDLWNDPANNIQFNGPITYGGLFGNLYPGWEGNLAVWQIVEAIDTDVSKAALRATIDSANPLVETEYTSNSWSKFVKAKDAAVAAMWSNANEQAKIDRTERKLADAISGLKSTDKSAPTITIKPESKGRDGIFRSVSFKLADAGKIDKLTLNGVEKDLANDPYSDLNAVTPGVFGAKAGSNELKVYDVVGNAAKLTFVLDATPPTIEVKTGAKDTVGDATSGYQLVSFKLFDEFKVDRLTLNGVAKDLTDNKWSDLNKVKPDTFGAVAGVNELTVYDVAGNATTLTFTLLAG